Proteins co-encoded in one Pogona vitticeps strain Pit_001003342236 chromosome 9, PviZW2.1, whole genome shotgun sequence genomic window:
- the SAMD4B gene encoding protein Smaug homolog 2, translated as MMFRDQVGILAGWFKGWNECEQTVALLSLLKRISRTQARFLQLCLEHSLADCTEIHVLESEANSAAVLSQWHQEPKDKVVSLLLSHLPLLQPGNTDAKSAYMKLLQKVLAYSIENNLFIEESRQLLSYALIHPATTLDDRNSLALWLSHLEEHLSSNYSSQGRSRPDAAYHSRQGSDEWQGPADTGLGGLGHGWQEKPPRENGHMSFHSSGSVPSAINSTGSSASTALACQIHPSPLKRSMSHTPTSQQVPSKWMSVDEMAARTAFISGGEHAPLSPQSSVASSGSEQMEEQPGSRNTFQEDGSGMKDVPSWLKSLRLHKYAALFSQMTYEEMMTLTEQHLESQNVTKGARHKIALSIQKLRERQSVLKSLEKDILEGGNLWNALQELQQIILTPIKAFHALQATAASASKESQQLASEQPQPHGAPPLSLEKSSSSSSSEDKEPTPDSFPPPTGSPCDGESGAAPVAEGDIAGQFTRVMGKVCTQLLVSRPDEENITSYLQLIEKCLMHEAFTETQKKRLLSWKQQVLKLLRTFPRKAVLDMQGYRPQKGWAFGSNSLPIAGSVGVGVARRGQRQFQMPPRAIPPSRLGILSPAGIGGVSPRHALASPNLGSQGRQNLWFANPGGSNSMPGQSRSSVQRTHSLPVHTSPQAILMFPQDCQLPGTDLEINPTLESLCLSMTEHALGDGTDKTSTI; from the exons ATGATGTTCCGGGACCAGGTGGGCATCCTCGCTGGTTGGTTCAAAGGCTGGAATGAATGCGAGCAGACCGTGGCTCTGCTGTCCCTGCTCAAGCGTATCTCTCGCACCCAAGCCCGCTTTCTGCAGCTGTGCCTGGAGCACTCCCTGGCAGATTGCACAGAGATCCACGTTCTGGAGTCGGAGGCCAACAGTGCAG CCGTCCTCAGTCAGTGGCATCAAGAGCCCAAGGATAAAGTGGTCTCGCTGCTCTTGTCCCACCTGCCTCTCCTCCAGCCCGGCAACACGGACGCCAAGTCTGCGTACATGAAGCTCTTGCAGAAGGTGCTGGCCTACTCCATCGAGAACAACCTCTTCATCGAGGAGAGCAGGCAGCTCCTCTCCTATGCCCTCATCCACCCGGCCACCACTCTGGACGACCGCAACTCTTTGGCCCTGTGGCTCAGCCACCTCGAGGAGCATCTCTCCAGCAACTACTCCAGCCAAGGACGGAGCCGGCCCGACGCGGCCTACCACTCGCGCCAGGGCTCCGATGAGTGGCAGGGGCCGGCGGACACAGGTCTCGGAGGCCTGGGGCACGGCTGGCAGGAGAAGCCGCCTCGGGAAAACGGCCACATGTCATTCCACTCTTCTGGTTCGGTGCCCTCGGCCATCAACAGCACAGGGAGCAGCGCAAGCACAG CTCTAGCCTGCCAAATCCACCCCAGCCCGCTGAAGCGCTCGATGTCCCACACCCCAACCAGCCAGCAGGTCCCGAGCAAATGGATGAGTGTGGACGAGATGGCTGCTCGGACAGCCTTCATCTCTGGCGGAGAGCACGCCCCCCTTTCGCCCCAGAGTAGCGTGGCCTCGTCCGGCAGTGAGCAGATGGAAGAGCAGCCGGGCAGTCGGAACACTTTCCAGGAGGATGGCAGCGGCATGAAAG atgTTCCGTCGTGGCTGAAGAGTCTTCGGCTGCACAAATACGCAGCTCTGTTCTCCCAAATGACTTATGAAGAGATGATGACACTCACAGAACAGCATCTGGAATCGCAG AACGTGACCAAAGGCGCCAGGCACAAAATTGCCTTAAGTATCCAGAAGCTGCGAGAGAGGCAGAGTGTCCTGAAATCCCTGGAGAAG GACATTCTGGAAGGCGGGAACTTGTGGAATGCCCTCCAGGAACTGCAGCAGATCATCCTCACCCCCATCAAAGCCTTCCATGCCCTGCAGGCCACAGCAGCCTCTGCCTCGAAGGAGAGCCAGCAGCTGGCCTCTGAGCAGCCACAGCCGCACGGAGCTCCCCCTCTGAGCTtggagaaaagcagcagcagcagcagttccgAGGACAAAGAGCCCACCCCAGACTCTTTCCCACCCCCGACAGGCTCCCCTTGTGACGGGGAGTCTGGAGCAGCGCCCGTTGCCGAAGGAGACATCGCAGGGCAGTTCACCCGGGTGATGGGCAAAG TGTGCACGCAGTTGCTGGTGTCTCGCCCAGATGAGGAGAACATCACCAGCTACCTGCAACTGATCGAGAAGTGCCTGATGCACGAG gccTTCACAGAGACCCAAAAGAAAAGGCTTTTGTCTTGGAAGCAGCAGGTGCTGAAGTTGCTGCGGACATTTCCTAGGAAAGCGGTGCTGGACATGCAAGGCTACCGCCCACAGAAAGG ATGGGCCTTTGGTTCCAACTCTCTCCCCATAGCTGgatctgtgggggtgggggtggctcgcAGAGGACAGCGACAGTTCCAGATGCCCCCCCGCGCCATTCCCCCAAGCCGCCTGGGGATCCTGAGCCCTGCAGGAATTGGTGGCGTTTCCCCTCGGCACGCACTTGCCAGCCCAAACCTGGGCAGCCAAGGACGGCAG AATCTGTGGTTTGCCAATCCTGGAGGCAGCAACAGCATGCCTGGCCAGAGCCGCAGCTCGGTCCAGCGGACTCACTCGCTGCCCGTCCACACGTCTCCTCAGGCCATCCTCATGTTCCCCCAGG ATTGCCAGCTGCCTGGGACAGACCTTGAGATCAACCCCACGCTGGAGTCCCTGTGCCTCAGCATGACAGAGCATGCGCTGGGTG ATGGCACCGACAAGACATCCACCATTTGA
- the LOC110075737 gene encoding suppressor of cytokine signaling 5 isoform X2, which translates to MSQDRGARPKVKSERSKEGRPGGRRKARGSQPAERGSLSPREAVAGGGHEGPEPSGRSVGRSLRQKLQAAVGQCFPIKSASRWPEHASQRKIHLRELMLDTCPFPPGSELAHTWNLIKQHTAPVSEQEALGPPLPPPTEDEDARLRERRRISIEQGVEPPPDALIHTFEVTAQINPLYKLGPKLAHGMTELAGAGRAALAAADEGEEEGQGGRGGGRRGPGGGSSSSRKRRQGLPRVHTQIDYIHCLVPDLLRLTQLPCYWGVMDRYEAEALLEGRPEGTFLLRDSAQEDYLFSVSFRRYGRSLHARIEQWNHNFSFDVHDPSVFHAPTVTGLLEHYKDPSVCMFFEPLLSLPVHRTFPFGLQHLCRAVVTGCTTYDGIGQLPIPSALKEYLKEYHYKQRVRVRRLDAWWN; encoded by the exons ATGTCTCAGGACAGAGGGGCTCGGCCCAAAGTGAAGTCCGAGAGGAGCAAGGAAGGCCGTCCAGGCGGCCGCCGGAAGGCCCGAGGCAGCCAGCCTGCGGAAAGAGGGAGCCTCTCCCCTCGGGAAGCGGTGGCCGGCGGAGGCCACGAGGGCCCGGAGCCCTCTGGCAGGAGCGTGGGGCGCTCCTTGCGGCAGAAGCTCCAGGCGGCCGTGGGCCAGTGCTTCCCCATCAAGAGTGCCTCTCGCTGGCCCGAGCACGCGTCCCAGCGCAAGATCCACCTGCGAGAACTGATGCTGGACACATGTCCCTTCCCACCTGGCTCTGAGCTGGCCCACACGTGGAACCTCATCAAGCAGCACACGGCGCCCGTGTCAGAGCAGGAGGCGCTGGGCCCACCGCTGCCGCCCCCCACGGAGGACGAAGATGCCCGCCTGCGGGAGCGGCGGCGCATCAGCATCGAGCAAGGGGTGGAGCCCCCTCCGGATGCCCTCATCCACACCTTCGAGGTGACGGCGCAGATCAACCCCCTCTACAAACTGGGACCAAAGCTGGCGCACGGGATGACCGAGCTGGCGGGGGCCGGGCGGGCTGCGTTGGCAGCTGCAGAcgaaggggaggaagaggggcagggggggcgaggaggaggaagacgaggacCAGGAGGagggagtagtagtagtaggaagAGGAGGC AGGGGCTCCCGCGGGTCCACACCCAGATCGACTACATCCACTGCCTGGTGCCGGACCTGCTCCGCCTGACGCAGCTGCCCTGCTACTGGGGGGTCATGGACCGGTACGAGGCGGAGGCCTTGCTGGAGGGCCGGCCGGAGGGGACCTTCCTGCTGAGGGACTCCGCCCAGGAGGACTACCTCTTCTCCGTCAGCTTCCGGCGCTACGGGCGCTCCCTCCACGCCCGCATCGAGCAGTGGAACCACAACTTCAGCTTCGACGTCCACGATCCCAGCGTCTTCCACGCGCCCACGGTGACGGGCCTGCTGGAGCACTACAAGGACCCGAGCGTCTGCATGTTCTTCGagcccctcctctccctccccgtcCACCGCACCTTCCCCTTTGGGCTGCAGCACCTCTGCCGGGCCGTGGTGACCGGCTGCACCACCTACGACGGCATTGGGCAGCTGCCCATCCCTAGCGCCCTGAAGGAGTACCTCAAGGAATACCACTACAAGCAGCGGGTCCGCGTCCGGCGCCTGGACGCCTGGTggaactga
- the LOC110075737 gene encoding uncharacterized protein LOC110075737 isoform X1 → MSQDRGARPKVKSERSKEGRPGGRRKARGSQPAERGSLSPREAVAGGGHEGPEPSGRSVGRSLRQKLQAAVGQCFPIKSASRWPEHASQRKIHLRELMLDTCPFPPGSELAHTWNLIKQHTAPVSEQEALGPPLPPPTEDEDARLRERRRISIEQGVEPPPDALIHTFEVTAQINPLYKLGPKLAHGMTELAGAGRAALAAADEGEEEGQGGRGGGRRGPGGGSSSSRKRRRLRLLGGSSRQPRGAPAGPHPDRLHPLPGAGPAPPDAAALLLGGHGPVRGGGLAGGPAGGDLPAEGLRPGGLPLLRQLPALRALPPRPHRAVEPQLQLRRPRSQRLPRAHGDGPAGALQGPERLHVLRAPPLPPRPPHLPLWAAAPLPGRGDRLHHLRRHWAAAHP, encoded by the coding sequence ATGTCTCAGGACAGAGGGGCTCGGCCCAAAGTGAAGTCCGAGAGGAGCAAGGAAGGCCGTCCAGGCGGCCGCCGGAAGGCCCGAGGCAGCCAGCCTGCGGAAAGAGGGAGCCTCTCCCCTCGGGAAGCGGTGGCCGGCGGAGGCCACGAGGGCCCGGAGCCCTCTGGCAGGAGCGTGGGGCGCTCCTTGCGGCAGAAGCTCCAGGCGGCCGTGGGCCAGTGCTTCCCCATCAAGAGTGCCTCTCGCTGGCCCGAGCACGCGTCCCAGCGCAAGATCCACCTGCGAGAACTGATGCTGGACACATGTCCCTTCCCACCTGGCTCTGAGCTGGCCCACACGTGGAACCTCATCAAGCAGCACACGGCGCCCGTGTCAGAGCAGGAGGCGCTGGGCCCACCGCTGCCGCCCCCCACGGAGGACGAAGATGCCCGCCTGCGGGAGCGGCGGCGCATCAGCATCGAGCAAGGGGTGGAGCCCCCTCCGGATGCCCTCATCCACACCTTCGAGGTGACGGCGCAGATCAACCCCCTCTACAAACTGGGACCAAAGCTGGCGCACGGGATGACCGAGCTGGCGGGGGCCGGGCGGGCTGCGTTGGCAGCTGCAGAcgaaggggaggaagaggggcagggggggcgaggaggaggaagacgaggacCAGGAGGagggagtagtagtagtaggaagAGGAGGCGCCTCCGCCTCCTCGGTGGCTCTTCCCGGCAGCCGAGAGGGGCTCCCGCGGGTCCACACCCAGATCGACTACATCCACTGCCTGGTGCCGGACCTGCTCCGCCTGACGCAGCTGCCCTGCTACTGGGGGGTCATGGACCGGTACGAGGCGGAGGCCTTGCTGGAGGGCCGGCCGGAGGGGACCTTCCTGCTGAGGGACTCCGCCCAGGAGGACTACCTCTTCTCCGTCAGCTTCCGGCGCTACGGGCGCTCCCTCCACGCCCGCATCGAGCAGTGGAACCACAACTTCAGCTTCGACGTCCACGATCCCAGCGTCTTCCACGCGCCCACGGTGACGGGCCTGCTGGAGCACTACAAGGACCCGAGCGTCTGCATGTTCTTCGagcccctcctctccctccccgtcCACCGCACCTTCCCCTTTGGGCTGCAGCACCTCTGCCGGGCCGTGGTGACCGGCTGCACCACCTACGACGGCATTGGGCAGCTGCCCATCCCTAG